The following are encoded in a window of Nitrospinota bacterium genomic DNA:
- a CDS encoding dihydroorotate dehydrogenase, whose protein sequence is MGVNMETSIGRLKLKNPIMTASGTFGYGLKFHKMFDISTLGAICTKGLSLKPREGNPMPRICETPAGMLNSIGLENIGIEKFRDETLPKLAGTGATVIVNFFGESEDEYVETAKTLDGMDGVHGLEMNVSCPNVSKGGIQFGTDIKVLEKLTLAVRKATSLPLIVKLSPNVGDIKPFAVAVENGGADAISAINTLLGMSIDIKTGRPKLARVFGGLSGPAIKPVAVRMVYECANSVKIPIIGIGGITSVEDVVEFLLAGASAVQVGTFNFVDPESSNRFVAELEKYCTDNRIDGLNDIIGKVKIG, encoded by the coding sequence ATGGGCGTAAACATGGAGACATCGATTGGCCGTCTCAAGCTGAAAAATCCTATAATGACCGCTTCTGGCACCTTCGGATATGGATTGAAATTCCATAAGATGTTCGACATCTCCACCCTTGGCGCCATATGCACAAAGGGGCTTTCGCTGAAACCGAGGGAAGGAAATCCGATGCCGAGGATTTGCGAAACTCCGGCGGGAATGCTCAATTCAATTGGCCTTGAAAATATCGGCATCGAAAAATTCAGGGACGAAACCCTCCCAAAGCTTGCCGGTACCGGCGCAACAGTGATAGTGAACTTCTTTGGCGAGAGTGAAGATGAATACGTCGAAACTGCGAAAACCCTTGACGGTATGGATGGAGTTCACGGGCTTGAGATGAACGTCTCATGTCCGAATGTAAGCAAAGGTGGAATTCAATTCGGCACCGATATAAAAGTGCTCGAAAAACTTACGCTGGCAGTCCGAAAGGCCACCTCGCTTCCTCTGATAGTAAAGCTCTCTCCAAACGTGGGGGACATAAAGCCCTTCGCTGTAGCTGTCGAGAACGGCGGGGCGGACGCGATAAGCGCCATCAATACGCTCCTCGGAATGAGCATCGATATAAAAACCGGCAGACCGAAATTGGCGAGGGTCTTCGGCGGTCTCTCCGGCCCTGCGATCAAGCCTGTTGCCGTCAGGATGGTCTACGAATGCGCCAATAGCGTTAAGATCCCTATCATCGGCATTGGCGGCATAACGTCCGTTGAAGATGTAGTCGAATTTCTCCTTGCCGGCGCGTCCGCCGTACAGGTGGGGACATTTAATTTTGTAGACCCGGAATCGTCAAACAGATTCGTAGCGGAGCTGGAAAAATACTGCACTGATAACCGGATTGACGGTTTAAACGATATTATCGGAAAAGTGAAGATCGGCTAG
- a CDS encoding dihydroorotate dehydrogenase electron transfer subunit, translated as MIVKITGKRTIADNLHELQFDWPFGKTKAGQFVMIRVHIGLVPLLRRPMSIAGEDGGTASIIFKNVGEGTGILSSKSVGEEIDVLGPLGNPFSTPKEARVIMAGGGVGIPPLLFFARQNRHLNISAVIGGATKRDIFGVEELKRYCKDVTVTTDDGSSGIKGLVTAPLPGLIKDKSDFIIACGPKGMLKAIDNLCKEHGIDGQISTEEKMACGFGVCLGCIVKTVNGNRRTCMSGPVFNTGVIEWA; from the coding sequence ATGATAGTAAAGATCACCGGAAAGAGAACGATCGCCGATAACCTGCATGAACTGCAATTTGACTGGCCCTTCGGCAAAACCAAAGCGGGACAGTTCGTAATGATAAGGGTACATATCGGCCTCGTCCCCCTGTTGCGAAGACCGATGAGCATCGCGGGCGAGGATGGCGGCACCGCTTCAATAATTTTCAAGAACGTCGGCGAAGGGACAGGGATACTCTCTTCAAAATCTGTCGGGGAGGAGATAGATGTCCTCGGCCCCCTTGGTAATCCCTTTTCCACACCGAAAGAAGCCAGAGTTATCATGGCAGGCGGAGGTGTCGGCATACCACCCCTCCTTTTTTTCGCCCGGCAAAACAGACATCTCAATATTTCCGCCGTAATCGGGGGGGCAACAAAAAGGGATATCTTCGGCGTCGAAGAACTTAAACGCTATTGCAAAGATGTCACGGTGACCACCGATGACGGTTCGTCCGGTATCAAAGGGCTAGTTACCGCTCCGCTTCCAGGATTGATAAAAGACAAAAGCGACTTCATAATTGCATGCGGCCCCAAGGGGATGCTGAAAGCGATCGATAACCTCTGCAAGGAACATGGAATAGACGGTCAGATATCAACCGAAGAGAAGATGGCGTGCGGTTTTGGAGTCTGCCTGGGGTGTATCGTAAAAACCGTAAACGGCAACAGACGGACATGCATGAGCGGTCCAGTATTCAATACTGGAGTGATCGAATGGGCGTAA
- a CDS encoding transglutaminase-like domain-containing protein, giving the protein MQLQSRSTIPEVFPRITLLFLTLVLVPFHLSFAEVISEEWMEIKMNSSKIGFTYQKVERTGEEYKITSKSLMKFEINGITQEASTSHTFFLDSGKKPKSFTYMQKMLNHRQFFDGIISGNTADITIRSGGNVSRKKVPFPDNANLADAISYLLGDMTLETGAKYKFHVFVESLLAIEAITIEVGKKTTIVHNGKKEEVFEVQSKFQNFTVTSFLTPNGRTLKEISPLGFTSESVDEKQALSFKEGVMPFTQILAFSLIPVKIDIEKKEEIAVMVLHMSGLASEGLIPSDSRQKVKTVKGGNGNKGKTIILEIEVRKENEKEIPKIAISESGKGMEEYLKSTFEAQSDDPAILKRASRIAGKEKDTFKKAQLISRWVHKNVKKSFIDTFSAVETLRSLEGECQSHTNLFAALARAEGIPVRTVSGIVYSEDFEGFLYHAWPEIYAGKWIAIDPTLGQEIADVTHVKLIEGELSKQLQLFEFIGKIGIEIKSIERSR; this is encoded by the coding sequence ATGCAACTCCAATCCAGAAGTACCATACCTGAGGTTTTTCCAAGAATAACGCTTTTATTCCTGACGCTTGTACTGGTTCCCTTCCACCTTTCCTTTGCCGAAGTCATCAGCGAAGAGTGGATGGAAATAAAAATGAATTCGTCCAAAATAGGATTCACCTATCAGAAAGTTGAAAGAACAGGCGAAGAATACAAGATCACATCCAAGTCGTTAATGAAGTTTGAAATTAACGGCATCACGCAGGAAGCTTCCACTAGCCATACATTTTTTCTCGACAGCGGGAAAAAACCGAAAAGCTTCACTTACATGCAAAAGATGCTGAACCACAGGCAGTTCTTCGACGGAATTATTTCTGGAAATACAGCAGACATAACCATAAGATCCGGCGGAAACGTCTCCAGGAAGAAAGTCCCTTTCCCCGACAATGCCAATCTCGCGGACGCAATCAGCTATCTCCTGGGCGACATGACTCTAGAGACCGGAGCAAAATATAAATTCCATGTTTTCGTGGAATCGCTCCTCGCAATAGAGGCGATTACCATCGAAGTCGGAAAAAAAACAACAATAGTTCATAACGGAAAAAAAGAAGAGGTTTTCGAGGTCCAATCAAAATTCCAGAATTTTACCGTTACTTCCTTTTTAACGCCTAACGGTCGAACCTTGAAGGAAATATCCCCTCTTGGTTTTACCAGCGAGTCCGTTGATGAAAAACAGGCCTTATCCTTCAAGGAAGGTGTAATGCCTTTTACCCAGATCCTTGCCTTCAGCCTCATCCCCGTCAAAATCGATATTGAGAAAAAAGAGGAAATAGCCGTAATGGTTCTCCATATGAGCGGTCTCGCATCAGAGGGCTTGATACCTTCGGATTCAAGACAAAAGGTAAAAACGGTCAAAGGGGGGAACGGAAATAAAGGCAAAACAATCATCCTTGAGATCGAAGTACGAAAGGAAAATGAAAAGGAGATCCCGAAGATTGCCATTTCTGAGTCCGGCAAAGGGATGGAGGAATATTTGAAATCTACTTTTGAGGCGCAATCCGACGACCCTGCGATTTTGAAAAGGGCGTCACGTATCGCCGGAAAAGAGAAAGATACATTCAAAAAGGCTCAGCTCATCAGCAGATGGGTTCACAAAAACGTAAAGAAAAGCTTTATTGACACCTTTTCCGCTGTTGAGACATTACGGTCGCTGGAAGGGGAGTGTCAGTCGCACACCAATCTTTTTGCCGCCCTTGCGAGAGCGGAAGGGATACCGGTGAGAACGGTCTCAGGAATAGTCTACTCGGAAGACTTCGAAGGATTTCTATACCACGCGTGGCCTGAGATATACGCTGGGAAATGGATCGCGATAGATCCCACTCTCGGCCAGGAGATCGCCGATGTCACGCACGTAAAATTAATCGAAGGCGAACTATCAAAACAGCTACAACTGTTTGAATTTATCGGTAAAATAGGGATCGAAATAAAATCAATAGAGCGGAGCAGATGA
- the carB gene encoding carbamoyl-phosphate synthase large subunit, with translation MPKRKDIKSVLIIGAGPIVIGQACEFDYSGTQATKALKEEGIRVILANSNPATIMTDPDYADATYIEPLSVEILSKIIEKEKPDALLPTVGGQTALNLALELDRSGVLERNGVEMIGANPAAINKAEDRELFKKAMEEIGLCVPKSSFARSIAEAKKVLKEIGLPVIIRPSFTLGGTGGGVATTDEEFEQIAKWGISQSPVKQIMIEQSLLGWKEFELEVMRDNKDNVVIICSIENFDPMGVHTGDSITIAPAQTLTDREYQIMRNAAIAIIRKIGVDTGGSNIQFAVNPENGDLIIIEMNPRVSRSSALASKATGFPIAKIAAKLAIGYTLDEIPNDITKATPASFEPTIDYCVVKIPRFAFEKFPIADETLTSQMKSVGEVMAIGRTFKESFQKALRSLEIGADGLNEVDFSETELEEKLKRPTPQRVWQIGQAFRFGWSVEKINKLTHIDPWFLDNMLQIIEAEELVRKGGFPESRESLLRLKQMGFSDRRLASITGMRESQVREKRIKLGVRPVYKRIDTCAAEFEAITPYMYSTYEEDCESAPTENRKIIILGGGPNRIGQGIEFDYCCVHGLFALKEAGYETIMVNCNPETVSTDYDSSDRLYFEPLTFEDVMEIVEKEKPYGVIVTFGGQTPLKLCVSLEKAGVPIIGTKPDAIDRAEDRKRFQEVLHKLGLKQPVNDTAISTEQALSICNKIGYPVVVRPSYVLGGRAMEIVHNEKSILHYMKHAVQASPEHPVLIDSFLENSTEIDVDAVSDGKITVIGGVMQHIEEAGVHSGDSACSLPPRDLSQAMIDDICDQTKKLAAELEVIGLLNIQFAIKEGEIFVLEVNPRASRTAPFVSKAIGRPLAKIAARVMAGESLEQLGFTKQIIPKYVSVKESVFPFIKFPGVDLLLGPEMKSTGEVMGIDTDFGSAFLRATLASGTKLPTSGKVLLSVADGDKKHIVKIAKNLVELGFELAATKGTADAISEEGVAVQTVNKVAQGSPHVVDMLENGEIVLVINTTHGEKAIKDSYNIRRSALQLSIPYTTTIAGARANTMAIKAIKNREMDATPIQKYHT, from the coding sequence TTGCCAAAAAGAAAAGATATAAAAAGCGTTTTGATAATCGGGGCAGGACCGATCGTCATTGGACAGGCTTGCGAATTCGATTACTCCGGAACGCAGGCGACCAAAGCTCTGAAGGAAGAAGGTATCCGCGTAATTCTCGCAAACTCGAATCCGGCCACCATCATGACCGATCCGGATTACGCTGATGCCACCTATATCGAACCGCTATCCGTGGAAATACTTTCAAAAATCATCGAGAAGGAAAAACCGGACGCCCTCCTCCCGACTGTAGGCGGTCAGACCGCCCTCAACCTTGCACTGGAACTCGACCGGTCGGGCGTGCTTGAAAGAAACGGCGTCGAAATGATCGGGGCAAATCCGGCAGCCATAAACAAGGCGGAAGACAGGGAGCTTTTCAAAAAAGCGATGGAAGAGATCGGCCTTTGCGTCCCGAAAAGCTCGTTCGCGAGATCCATTGCCGAAGCGAAGAAAGTCCTAAAAGAGATAGGCCTCCCTGTCATTATCAGACCGTCGTTCACCCTCGGAGGAACCGGCGGCGGCGTGGCAACTACCGACGAAGAGTTTGAACAGATAGCAAAGTGGGGTATTTCCCAAAGCCCGGTAAAACAGATAATGATCGAACAGTCGCTTCTTGGGTGGAAGGAATTCGAACTTGAGGTAATGCGCGACAATAAGGACAACGTTGTGATTATCTGCTCCATAGAAAACTTCGATCCAATGGGGGTGCACACCGGCGACAGTATAACCATTGCGCCAGCGCAGACCCTCACCGACAGGGAATACCAGATAATGCGCAACGCGGCCATAGCGATCATAAGGAAAATCGGAGTCGATACCGGCGGCTCAAACATACAGTTTGCAGTGAATCCTGAAAACGGAGACTTGATAATAATCGAAATGAATCCCCGCGTATCCAGATCTTCGGCCCTCGCCTCAAAAGCCACCGGATTTCCTATCGCCAAGATTGCGGCAAAACTCGCCATAGGTTACACGCTGGACGAAATTCCAAACGACATCACAAAGGCGACCCCGGCGTCTTTCGAGCCGACCATCGATTACTGCGTAGTGAAGATTCCCCGTTTCGCATTTGAAAAATTTCCTATCGCGGACGAGACATTAACCTCCCAGATGAAATCGGTCGGAGAAGTGATGGCTATCGGAAGGACTTTCAAGGAATCGTTTCAGAAAGCGTTGCGCTCCCTGGAAATAGGAGCGGACGGCCTTAATGAGGTCGATTTTTCCGAGACGGAACTGGAAGAGAAACTGAAACGCCCAACCCCCCAGAGGGTATGGCAGATAGGGCAGGCATTCAGGTTCGGATGGAGCGTGGAAAAGATAAATAAACTAACCCATATCGACCCGTGGTTTCTCGACAACATGCTCCAAATCATCGAAGCGGAAGAACTGGTAAGGAAAGGCGGATTTCCCGAAAGCAGGGAGAGCCTTTTACGATTAAAACAGATGGGATTTTCGGACAGAAGACTTGCGAGCATTACGGGTATGCGGGAATCGCAGGTGCGCGAAAAGAGGATCAAGCTCGGTGTTCGCCCCGTCTACAAGAGAATAGATACATGCGCCGCTGAATTCGAGGCGATCACTCCGTACATGTATTCGACATACGAAGAGGACTGCGAATCGGCGCCAACCGAAAACCGGAAAATAATCATTCTCGGCGGCGGGCCGAACAGGATAGGACAGGGAATAGAATTCGACTACTGTTGCGTTCACGGACTTTTCGCGCTCAAGGAAGCAGGTTATGAAACCATCATGGTGAACTGCAATCCCGAAACGGTAAGCACCGATTACGACTCCTCCGACCGCCTCTATTTCGAACCTCTTACCTTTGAAGACGTTATGGAAATTGTCGAAAAGGAGAAACCTTACGGCGTTATCGTTACTTTCGGTGGACAAACCCCGCTTAAACTCTGCGTTTCGCTGGAAAAGGCGGGGGTGCCGATTATAGGTACCAAACCTGACGCGATAGACCGCGCAGAAGACAGAAAGCGTTTTCAGGAGGTTCTGCATAAGCTGGGATTAAAACAGCCAGTGAACGACACAGCCATTTCCACGGAGCAGGCGCTGTCCATATGCAATAAGATCGGTTACCCGGTTGTGGTAAGACCCTCATACGTACTCGGCGGAAGGGCGATGGAGATCGTTCATAACGAAAAATCCATCCTCCACTACATGAAACATGCGGTCCAGGCATCGCCCGAACATCCGGTGCTGATAGACAGCTTTCTTGAGAACAGCACCGAGATAGACGTGGACGCCGTGAGCGACGGAAAGATCACGGTAATAGGCGGAGTCATGCAACATATAGAAGAAGCGGGCGTTCACTCTGGCGACTCGGCATGCTCTCTCCCGCCTCGCGACCTTTCTCAGGCGATGATAGACGACATTTGCGACCAGACAAAAAAGCTGGCGGCTGAACTTGAAGTAATCGGACTGCTGAATATTCAGTTCGCCATCAAGGAGGGAGAAATATTCGTTTTGGAGGTAAACCCGCGCGCATCCAGAACTGCCCCGTTCGTATCAAAGGCTATTGGAAGGCCCTTGGCAAAGATCGCGGCGCGCGTCATGGCTGGTGAATCACTCGAACAGCTCGGATTTACAAAACAGATAATCCCGAAATATGTTTCGGTAAAGGAATCGGTATTTCCGTTCATCAAATTCCCGGGTGTTGACCTCCTCCTCGGACCGGAGATGAAATCGACAGGGGAAGTGATGGGCATTGATACCGATTTTGGAAGCGCCTTCCTCCGGGCTACGCTCGCTTCGGGCACCAAACTCCCGACATCCGGGAAGGTACTTCTCTCTGTTGCCGATGGAGATAAAAAACACATTGTAAAAATCGCAAAGAATCTGGTCGAACTCGGATTTGAACTGGCAGCTACAAAAGGGACGGCCGACGCAATCTCCGAGGAAGGGGTAGCTGTGCAGACTGTAAACAAGGTCGCCCAGGGATCCCCTCATGTAGTGGACATGCTCGAAAATGGCGAGATCGTGCTGGTGATCAATACCACCCATGGAGAAAAGGCTATCAAGGATTCTTACAATATCCGCCGATCGGCATTACAGCTGTCCATCCCCTATACAACAACTATCGCCGGGGCAAGGGCAAACACCATGGCGATAAAAGCCATCAAGAACAGGGAGATGGATGCAACTCCAATCCAGAAGTACCATACCTGA